A region of Plantactinospora sp. BC1 DNA encodes the following proteins:
- the rplM gene encoding 50S ribosomal protein L13: MRTYSPKPGEIERQWHVIDASDVVLGRLATHVATLLRGKHKPTFAPHVDTGDFVVVVNAGKVALTGNKRHTKVAYRHSGYPGGLKQVGYDELLTKRPDRAIELAVKGMLPHNKLGRKLIKKLKVYAGAEHPHAAQQPVPFEIKQIAQ, encoded by the coding sequence GTGCGTACGTACAGCCCGAAGCCGGGTGAAATCGAGCGTCAGTGGCACGTCATCGACGCGTCAGACGTCGTGCTGGGCCGTCTGGCCACCCACGTTGCCACGCTGCTGCGGGGCAAGCACAAGCCGACTTTCGCGCCGCACGTGGACACCGGTGACTTCGTCGTCGTCGTGAACGCGGGCAAGGTGGCGTTGACCGGCAACAAGCGGCACACCAAGGTCGCCTACCGGCACTCCGGCTACCCGGGCGGTCTGAAGCAGGTCGGCTACGACGAGCTACTGACCAAGCGTCCCGACCGGGCCATCGAGCTGGCCGTCAAGGGCATGCTCCCGCACAACAAGCTCGGCCGTAAGCTGATCAAGAAGCTGAAGGTCTACGCCGGTGCCGAGCACCCGCACGCCGCGCAGCAGCCGGTGCCGTTCGAGATCAAGCAGATCGCGCAGTGA